A single genomic interval of Oceanithermus profundus DSM 14977 harbors:
- a CDS encoding transglycosylase domain-containing protein, protein MKLRRYLLLAFLAVFLGTAVAAAIVVRGWTRDLPSLDALENLRLTSTTTVFARDGTPIAQLASEEGGITITRMLVKLEDVSPAAVAAIVASEDQRFFRHYGIDWIRIAGAFWQTLRGNLQGGSSISVQVIKNTLLRNLSGVRTLERKFKELPLAIQLERLYSKEEILEMYLNVSFWGGNLWGIRAASEAYFGKDPAELTLAEGAYLAALIPGPNARFRDLPRVRRRMKTLLEQMVREGWITQAMADAAWREPVVPNGWKAEYDAEGNLVSAELLDPGANSLPDLEVEVAPHFVYEIRKELIRRFGRAKVFGQGGLRVYTTLDVEMQRAAEEAAQAAVKRGLPEGAQLALVGLDPETGEVYALLGALPGTEGEFNRATQLGDGKGRSPGSAIKPFVYTAALGAGWSQASMVEDKEVSFPDPTQPDGVWKPKNYDGTYLDRAVTIRYAMDRSLNVPAILTADALGVRRLAGELQAAGFQVPKNPGLSIAIGGGIGATPLQMAAAYAAFVNGGWRVEPQLILRVEDQQGHVLYEARPLRQRLWNPDVAYLGWDMLKGYVYDEDPLGRGNLAWRARIPGRVVGGKTGTSNNARDLWFAGATRGMSAVVWIGRDDNQPMQMNGREPSSSVVNPPIWRQFVENALRGRPAGEPAAPEGLVQVRMDLLNGEANAIGTPAYFRIGHTPMPSTLPVGASILIGLEPGRDCLAGPEWPPEQLRWKAVPPGEVARYRCD, encoded by the coding sequence GTGAAGCTGCGCCGCTACCTCCTGCTCGCGTTCCTGGCCGTCTTCCTGGGCACGGCCGTAGCGGCGGCGATCGTCGTGCGCGGCTGGACGCGCGACCTCCCCAGCCTGGACGCGCTGGAAAACCTGCGCCTGACCTCGACGACCACCGTCTTCGCCCGCGACGGCACCCCCATCGCCCAGCTGGCCAGCGAGGAGGGCGGGATCACCATCACCCGCATGCTGGTCAAGCTCGAGGACGTCTCCCCCGCCGCCGTGGCCGCGATCGTGGCCTCGGAGGACCAGCGCTTCTTCCGCCACTACGGCATCGACTGGATCCGCATCGCGGGCGCCTTCTGGCAGACGCTCCGGGGCAACCTCCAGGGGGGGTCCTCGATCAGCGTGCAGGTGATCAAGAACACCCTGCTGCGCAACCTCTCGGGCGTGCGCACCCTCGAGCGCAAGTTCAAGGAGCTGCCGCTGGCGATCCAGCTGGAGCGCCTCTACTCCAAGGAAGAGATCCTGGAGATGTACCTCAACGTCTCCTTCTGGGGCGGCAACCTCTGGGGCATCCGCGCCGCCAGCGAGGCCTACTTCGGCAAGGATCCGGCGGAGCTGACGCTGGCCGAGGGCGCCTACCTCGCGGCCCTCATCCCCGGCCCCAACGCGCGTTTCCGCGACCTGCCGCGGGTGCGCCGGCGCATGAAGACGTTGCTCGAGCAGATGGTGCGGGAAGGCTGGATCACCCAGGCCATGGCCGACGCCGCCTGGCGCGAGCCCGTGGTGCCCAACGGCTGGAAGGCCGAGTACGACGCGGAAGGGAACCTGGTCTCCGCCGAGTTGCTCGACCCCGGCGCCAACTCGCTGCCCGACCTCGAGGTGGAGGTGGCCCCCCACTTCGTCTACGAGATTCGCAAGGAGCTGATCCGCCGCTTCGGCCGCGCCAAGGTCTTCGGCCAGGGCGGTTTGCGCGTCTACACCACGCTCGACGTGGAGATGCAGCGCGCCGCCGAGGAGGCCGCCCAGGCCGCGGTGAAGCGCGGCCTTCCCGAGGGCGCCCAGCTGGCGCTGGTGGGCCTCGACCCCGAGACCGGCGAGGTCTACGCGTTGCTTGGGGCGCTGCCGGGCACCGAAGGCGAGTTCAACCGCGCCACCCAGCTGGGCGACGGCAAGGGACGCAGCCCCGGCTCGGCGATCAAGCCTTTCGTCTACACCGCCGCGCTGGGCGCGGGCTGGAGCCAGGCCAGCATGGTGGAGGACAAGGAGGTCAGCTTCCCCGACCCCACCCAGCCCGACGGCGTCTGGAAACCCAAGAACTACGACGGCACCTACCTGGACCGGGCGGTCACGATCCGCTACGCCATGGACCGTTCGCTCAACGTGCCCGCCATCCTCACCGCCGACGCCCTGGGGGTGCGCCGCCTCGCGGGCGAGCTGCAGGCCGCCGGTTTCCAGGTGCCCAAGAACCCGGGCCTCTCCATCGCCATCGGCGGCGGCATCGGCGCCACGCCGCTGCAGATGGCCGCCGCCTACGCCGCCTTCGTCAACGGCGGCTGGCGCGTGGAGCCGCAGCTGATCCTGCGGGTGGAGGATCAGCAGGGGCACGTGCTCTACGAGGCGCGACCGTTGCGGCAGCGGCTCTGGAACCCCGACGTCGCCTACCTCGGTTGGGACATGCTCAAGGGCTACGTCTACGACGAGGACCCCCTGGGGCGGGGCAACCTGGCCTGGCGGGCGCGCATTCCCGGCAGGGTGGTGGGCGGCAAGACGGGCACCTCGAACAACGCCCGCGACCTCTGGTTCGCCGGGGCCACCCGCGGCATGAGCGCGGTGGTGTGGATCGGCCGCGACGACAACCAGCCCATGCAGATGAACGGGCGCGAGCCGTCGTCTTCGGTCGTCAACCCGCCCATCTGGCGGCAGTTCGTCGAGAACGCCCTGCGGGGCCGCCCCGCGGGGGAACCCGCGGCGCCCGAGGGCCTGGTTCAGGTGCGCATGGACCTGCTCAACGGCGAGGCGAACGCCATCGGCACCCCCGCCTACTTCCGCATCGGGCACACCCCGATGCCCAGCACCCTCCCGGTCGGGGCCTCGATCCTGATCGGGCTCGAGCCCGGGCGCGACTGCCTCGCTGGCCCCGAGTGGCCCCCCGAGCAGCTGCGCTGGAAAGCCGTGCCCCCGGGCGAGGTGGCCCGCTACCGCTGCGACTGA
- a CDS encoding Fur family transcriptional regulator: MAKTKEKEVYRSRLKAVGLRHTLPRERILAYLDRKNVHPTPEELYQGLKKKGYSIGLSTVYLNLQVLRDAGLLWEFKDQQGHTRYDGFTKKHHHLFCTSCGRIEDVMEDELPEFDAEKVARAVESRTGWFVGDPRVELRGLCPDCQ; encoded by the coding sequence ATGGCTAAAACAAAAGAAAAAGAAGTCTACCGCTCTCGATTAAAGGCCGTTGGATTGCGCCACACCCTGCCCCGCGAGCGCATTCTCGCCTACCTGGACCGCAAGAACGTGCACCCGACCCCCGAGGAGCTCTACCAGGGCCTCAAGAAGAAGGGGTACTCGATCGGCCTCTCGACCGTCTACCTCAACCTGCAGGTGCTGCGCGACGCCGGTCTGCTCTGGGAGTTCAAGGACCAGCAGGGGCACACCCGCTACGACGGCTTCACCAAGAAGCACCATCACCTCTTCTGCACCAGCTGCGGCCGCATCGAAGACGTGATGGAGGACGAGCTTCCCGAATTCGACGCCGAAAAGGTGGCGCGCGCCGTCGAGTCGCGCACCGGCTGGTTCGTGGGCGACCCCCGGGTCGAGCTGCGCGGGCTCTGCCCCGACTGCCAGTAA
- a CDS encoding septum formation initiator family protein, producing the protein MKQGIVGRVLYVLFALGTAHLLLLVGVEAQRGWALRQEVRIVDGQLEALAAEVAALKSELAHADDPAYLEAKARALGYVYPEEVLRAPSR; encoded by the coding sequence ATGAAGCAAGGCATCGTCGGCCGCGTCCTCTACGTTCTCTTCGCCCTGGGAACGGCCCACCTGCTCCTGCTGGTGGGCGTGGAGGCCCAGCGCGGCTGGGCGTTGCGGCAGGAGGTCCGCATCGTCGACGGCCAGCTAGAGGCGCTCGCCGCCGAGGTGGCGGCGCTGAAGAGCGAGCTCGCCCACGCCGACGACCCCGCCTACCTGGAGGCCAAGGCGCGCGCACTTGGCTACGTCTACCCGGAAGAGGTGCTGCGTGCCCCATCCCGCTGA
- the dnaE gene encoding DNA polymerase III subunit alpha — translation MKFAHLHQHTQFSLLDGAAKLDELIQWVKQTTPDDPALATTDHGNLFGAVQFYKKATAAGVKPIIGYEAYVAAESRFDRTMRKGLDGGYFHLTLLAKDFKGYQNLVRLASRAYLEGFYMKPRIDREILREHNEGIIALSGCLGAEIPQFILADREDLAEERLNEYLEIFGDRYFIEIQDHGLEEQKKVNAVLREFAQKYGLGMVATNDGHYVKQEDARAHEVLLAIQSKATLADEDRWKFPCDEFYVKTPEEMKKALPDWPDEIFSNSAEIAAMCNVELPVGDKMTYRIPRYPLPEGRDENQYLRELTFKGLLERYPDRVNPALYRAYLTRLEIEPAEDEEDLILQLARLDRKARERVDFFPDVRNVQEWDGWATLARAEYELGTIEQMGFPGYLLIVQDYINWAKNHGISVGPGRGSAAGSLVAYAIRITNIDPLEFGLLFERFLNPARVSMPDIDTDFSDVRRDEVIDYVRERYGEDKVAQIATFGTLASKAALKDVARVYGLEYKRAEQLAKLIPVQFGKPLPLARAMEQIPELKAAMRQDETVREVLEIAQRLEGLNRHASVHAAGVVIADEPLTNLVPLMRDTRGDGVVTQYDMGSVEALGLLKMDFLGLRTLSFLDEAKRIVKESAGVELDYDNLPLDDPKTFEMLGRGDTKGVFQLEGTGMTNTVKAFKPERLHDIIAIVSLYRPGPMDNIPTYLRRRHGQEPVSYAEFPHAAEMLEPILAETYGIPVYQEQIMQIASAVAGYTLGEADLLRRAMGKKKVEELKAHRDRFITGAEKRGVPPDEASRIFDLLEAFANYGFNKSHAAAYSLISYQTAYVKAHFPVEFMAALLTVERRNSDKVAEYIRDAEAGGIHVLPPDINRSGADFRVVGREILFGLSAVKNVGEGAVESILNEREKGGPFRSLPDFLRRVDLHHVNKRALESLIKAGAFDAFGERGQMLDAMEGLLKWAAAEQQKAAGGLTGLFDDGLTEPPLPETAPLEEVIRLRFEKEALGIYVTGHPLEHYPGLAEAATCQVTELARWYEQNSGSKSRVRVLLAGMVEQITRRSTRSGGMMARFNLADASGALEVVVFGRAYDRVMTRVKEDMPVIAVCDVEPDADGESLRVMVQDVFLYEELDGLPQVLELGFDLSLMDDERLLDLRSLLDEYPGVVPVYLKVRGPGGWALLEAREVRVDPGVAPELEKLEGLEVRSLPDREALLAGKLGGEGQAEVVPF, via the coding sequence ATGAAGTTCGCCCACCTGCACCAGCACACCCAGTTCTCGTTGCTCGACGGCGCGGCCAAGCTGGACGAGCTGATCCAGTGGGTCAAACAGACGACGCCGGACGATCCGGCGCTCGCGACCACGGACCACGGGAACCTCTTCGGGGCGGTGCAGTTCTACAAGAAGGCCACGGCCGCCGGGGTCAAGCCCATCATCGGCTACGAGGCCTACGTGGCCGCCGAGAGCCGCTTCGACCGCACGATGCGCAAGGGCCTCGACGGCGGCTACTTCCACCTGACCCTATTGGCCAAGGATTTCAAGGGCTACCAGAACCTGGTGCGGCTCGCGAGCCGGGCCTACCTCGAGGGCTTTTACATGAAGCCCCGCATCGACCGCGAGATCCTGCGCGAGCACAACGAGGGCATCATCGCGCTTTCGGGCTGCCTGGGGGCGGAGATCCCTCAGTTCATTCTGGCGGACCGCGAAGACCTCGCCGAGGAGCGGCTGAACGAGTACCTGGAGATCTTCGGCGACCGCTACTTCATCGAGATCCAGGACCACGGGCTCGAGGAGCAGAAGAAGGTCAACGCCGTGCTGCGCGAGTTCGCGCAGAAGTACGGCCTGGGCATGGTGGCCACCAACGACGGCCACTACGTCAAGCAGGAGGACGCCCGCGCCCACGAGGTCCTCCTGGCCATCCAGTCGAAGGCGACGCTGGCCGACGAGGACCGCTGGAAGTTCCCCTGCGACGAGTTCTACGTCAAGACGCCCGAGGAAATGAAAAAGGCGCTCCCCGACTGGCCCGACGAGATCTTCAGCAACAGCGCCGAGATCGCGGCGATGTGCAACGTCGAGCTGCCGGTGGGCGACAAGATGACCTACCGCATCCCGCGTTACCCGCTGCCCGAGGGGCGCGACGAGAACCAGTACCTGCGCGAATTGACCTTCAAGGGGCTCTTGGAGCGCTACCCCGACCGGGTGAACCCGGCGCTCTACCGCGCCTACCTGACGCGGCTCGAGATCGAACCGGCCGAGGACGAGGAGGACCTGATCCTGCAGCTCGCGCGGCTGGACCGAAAGGCGCGGGAGCGGGTGGACTTCTTCCCCGACGTGCGCAACGTTCAGGAGTGGGACGGCTGGGCCACGTTGGCGCGGGCCGAGTACGAGCTGGGCACGATCGAGCAGATGGGGTTCCCCGGCTACCTGCTGATCGTGCAGGACTACATCAACTGGGCCAAGAACCACGGCATCAGCGTGGGGCCCGGGCGCGGCAGCGCCGCGGGCAGCCTGGTGGCCTACGCGATCCGCATCACCAACATCGACCCGCTCGAGTTCGGCCTGCTCTTCGAGCGCTTCCTCAACCCCGCGCGCGTGAGCATGCCCGACATCGACACCGACTTCTCGGACGTGCGCCGCGACGAGGTGATCGACTACGTCCGCGAGCGCTACGGCGAGGACAAGGTGGCCCAGATCGCCACCTTCGGGACGCTGGCCTCCAAGGCGGCGCTCAAGGACGTGGCCCGGGTCTACGGGCTCGAGTACAAGCGCGCCGAGCAGCTGGCCAAGCTGATCCCGGTGCAGTTCGGCAAGCCGCTGCCGCTGGCGCGGGCGATGGAGCAGATCCCCGAGCTCAAGGCGGCGATGCGCCAGGACGAGACGGTGCGCGAGGTCCTGGAGATCGCTCAGCGCCTTGAGGGGCTCAACCGCCACGCCTCGGTGCACGCCGCCGGCGTGGTGATCGCCGACGAGCCGCTGACCAACCTGGTGCCGCTGATGCGCGACACCCGCGGCGACGGCGTCGTCACCCAGTACGACATGGGCTCGGTGGAGGCGCTGGGCCTTTTGAAGATGGACTTCCTGGGGCTGCGCACGCTCTCGTTCCTCGACGAAGCGAAGCGCATCGTCAAGGAATCCGCGGGCGTCGAGCTCGACTACGACAACCTGCCCCTCGACGACCCCAAGACCTTCGAGATGCTGGGGCGCGGCGACACCAAGGGCGTCTTCCAGCTCGAGGGCACGGGGATGACGAACACGGTCAAGGCCTTCAAGCCCGAGCGGCTGCACGACATCATCGCCATCGTCTCGCTCTACCGGCCGGGGCCGATGGACAACATCCCCACCTACCTGCGCCGCCGCCACGGGCAGGAGCCGGTGAGCTACGCCGAGTTTCCCCACGCCGCCGAAATGCTCGAGCCCATCCTGGCCGAGACCTACGGCATCCCCGTCTACCAGGAGCAGATCATGCAGATCGCCAGCGCGGTGGCGGGCTACACCCTGGGCGAAGCCGACCTGCTTCGCCGCGCGATGGGCAAGAAGAAGGTCGAGGAGCTGAAGGCCCACCGCGACCGCTTCATCACCGGCGCCGAGAAGCGGGGCGTGCCCCCCGACGAGGCCAGCCGCATCTTCGACCTGCTCGAGGCCTTCGCCAACTACGGTTTCAACAAGTCGCACGCCGCGGCCTACTCGCTGATCTCGTACCAGACGGCCTACGTCAAGGCCCATTTCCCGGTCGAGTTCATGGCCGCACTGCTCACGGTGGAACGCCGCAACTCGGACAAGGTGGCCGAGTACATTCGCGACGCCGAGGCCGGCGGCATCCACGTGCTGCCGCCCGACATCAACCGCTCGGGGGCCGACTTCCGCGTCGTCGGGCGCGAGATCCTTTTTGGCCTTTCGGCGGTCAAGAACGTGGGCGAGGGCGCCGTGGAGAGCATTTTGAACGAGCGCGAGAAGGGCGGGCCCTTCCGCAGCCTGCCCGACTTCCTCAGGCGGGTGGACCTGCACCACGTCAACAAGCGGGCGCTCGAGTCGCTCATCAAGGCCGGCGCCTTCGACGCCTTCGGCGAGCGCGGCCAGATGCTCGACGCCATGGAGGGCCTGCTCAAGTGGGCCGCCGCCGAGCAGCAGAAGGCTGCGGGCGGCCTGACCGGCCTCTTCGACGACGGCCTCACCGAGCCGCCGCTGCCCGAGACCGCGCCGCTCGAGGAGGTGATCCGGCTGCGCTTCGAGAAGGAGGCCCTGGGCATCTACGTGACCGGGCACCCGCTCGAGCACTACCCCGGCCTCGCCGAGGCGGCCACCTGCCAGGTCACCGAGCTGGCGCGCTGGTACGAGCAGAACTCGGGCTCCAAGTCGCGGGTGCGGGTGCTGCTCGCGGGCATGGTCGAGCAGATCACCCGCCGCTCCACGCGCTCGGGCGGGATGATGGCGCGCTTCAACCTGGCCGACGCCTCGGGGGCGCTCGAGGTGGTCGTCTTCGGCCGCGCCTACGACCGGGTGATGACCCGGGTCAAGGAGGACATGCCGGTCATCGCCGTCTGCGACGTGGAGCCCGACGCCGACGGCGAGAGCCTGCGGGTGATGGTGCAGGACGTCTTCCTCTACGAGGAGCTGGACGGCCTGCCCCAGGTGCTCGAGCTGGGCTTCGACCTGAGCCTGATGGACGACGAGCGGTTGCTCGACCTGCGCAGCCTGCTCGACGAGTACCCGGGCGTCGTGCCCGTCTATCTGAAGGTGCGCGGCCCCGGGGGCTGGGCGCTTCTGGAGGCGCGCGAGGTGCGCGTCGACCCCGGCGTTGCGCCCGAGCTGGAAAAGCTGGAGGGGCTCGAGGTGCGCTCGCTGCCCGACCGCGAAGCGCTGCTCGCGGGCAAGCTGGGCGGCGAGGGCCAGGCGGAAGTGGTGCCTTTCTAA
- a CDS encoding class I SAM-dependent methyltransferase, with protein MTLNFGRVAYAYDRTRYHPPEVSGRIATAIIAPVEDRFREPVFLELGVGTGRVGVPIIARGHKFVGVDVSPAMLEVMRYKIAGVARKVRLVEADARSLPFAKDSFHAVIGVHLWHLIPDWQRALLEALRVLAPGGMLYEGWDVSTGPSEDWNIQERWRELLAEMGYELKRGAHTRRLDEVERALEQLGLEPQTQAVAEWVEERTPRQTMEILEERLYSYTWQVPPEVFRPSIERLWAWVQETYPDLDQPYPIPWKFMLRSTRLPE; from the coding sequence ATGACGTTGAACTTTGGCCGCGTGGCCTACGCCTACGACCGAACCCGCTACCACCCGCCCGAGGTTTCGGGGCGGATCGCCACCGCCATCATCGCGCCGGTGGAGGACCGTTTCCGTGAGCCGGTCTTCCTCGAGCTGGGCGTGGGCACGGGCCGCGTGGGCGTGCCCATCATCGCGCGGGGTCACAAGTTCGTGGGCGTGGACGTGAGCCCGGCGATGCTCGAGGTGATGCGCTACAAGATCGCCGGGGTGGCGCGCAAGGTGCGCCTGGTCGAGGCCGACGCGCGCAGCCTGCCCTTCGCCAAGGACAGCTTCCACGCGGTCATCGGCGTGCACCTGTGGCACCTGATCCCCGACTGGCAACGGGCCCTGCTCGAGGCGCTCAGGGTCCTGGCTCCCGGGGGCATGCTCTACGAGGGCTGGGATGTTTCCACCGGGCCCAGCGAGGACTGGAACATCCAGGAGCGTTGGCGCGAGCTCTTGGCCGAGATGGGGTACGAGCTCAAACGCGGTGCGCACACGCGCCGGCTCGACGAGGTGGAGCGGGCGCTGGAGCAGTTGGGGCTCGAGCCCCAGACCCAGGCGGTGGCCGAATGGGTAGAGGAGCGGACCCCGCGGCAGACGATGGAAATCCTGGAAGAGCGCCTCTACTCCTACACCTGGCAGGTGCCGCCCGAGGTCTTCCGGCCCTCAATCGAACGCCTGTGGGCGTGGGTGCAGGAGACCTACCCCGACCTAGACCAGCCGTACCCGATTCCCTGGAAGTTCATGCTGCGCAGCACCCGGCTGCCGGAGTAA
- a CDS encoding phosphate/phosphite/phosphonate ABC transporter substrate-binding protein, which translates to MKRIWVLLLVLLGLTGVMAQSALKVRIGFNPTQNSDQLSQAAQAIADFIEDQLGGAVEVEVFLPTEYRGLVEAMRSGNLDFAFFPPDGYVIASREAGAKVLLKSVRFGNAFYWSAIIVRKDSGYDTIADLEGKTIAWVDPNSAAGYVFPRAALLAAGINPDEFFGKQVFAGKHDAAVLAVLNKSVDAAAVFANDDQNKSGAWTQFLSPEEAAQIHAIFYTKPIPGDTFSVSKEFAQQYPQLTEKIKAAIMTCKVKEGCDLLKNLYRIDYMVPATDADYDVVREARKLLGLDK; encoded by the coding sequence ATGAAAAGAATATGGGTCTTGCTCCTGGTCCTTTTGGGCCTCACCGGCGTGATGGCGCAGAGCGCGCTCAAGGTTCGCATCGGCTTCAACCCCACCCAGAACTCCGACCAGCTCAGCCAGGCCGCGCAGGCCATCGCCGACTTCATCGAAGACCAGCTCGGCGGCGCGGTGGAGGTGGAGGTCTTTCTCCCCACCGAGTACCGCGGTCTGGTCGAGGCCATGCGCTCGGGCAACCTCGACTTCGCCTTCTTCCCGCCCGACGGCTACGTGATCGCCTCGCGCGAAGCCGGCGCCAAGGTGCTGCTCAAGAGCGTCCGATTCGGCAACGCCTTCTACTGGAGCGCGATCATCGTCCGCAAGGACTCGGGCTACGACACCATCGCCGACCTGGAAGGCAAGACCATCGCCTGGGTCGACCCCAACTCGGCCGCCGGCTACGTCTTCCCGCGGGCCGCGCTGCTGGCCGCGGGCATCAACCCCGACGAGTTCTTCGGTAAGCAGGTCTTCGCCGGCAAACACGACGCCGCGGTGCTGGCGGTGCTCAACAAGTCGGTGGACGCCGCCGCGGTCTTCGCCAACGACGACCAGAACAAGTCGGGCGCCTGGACCCAGTTCCTCTCGCCCGAGGAAGCGGCGCAGATCCACGCGATCTTCTACACCAAACCCATCCCCGGCGACACCTTCTCGGTCTCCAAGGAGTTCGCCCAGCAGTACCCGCAGCTCACCGAGAAGATCAAGGCCGCGATCATGACCTGCAAGGTCAAGGAAGGCTGCGACCTGCTCAAGAACCTCTACCGCATCGACTACATGGTTCCCGCCACCGACGCCGACTACGACGTGGTGCGCGAAGCCCGCAAGCTGCTGGGCCTCGACAAGTAG
- the phnC gene encoding phosphonate ABC transporter ATP-binding protein, with protein MIEAKGLGVVFPNGTEALRDINVTIDDGEFVAVIGLSGAGKSTFLRTLNGLVRPTSGTVRVGGVEVNRLSGRSLAQFRRTVGFIFQQFNLVTRLTALDNVLHGRLGYLPTWRGILGLYSERDYELAAGYLDEVGLAGKEHVRVDNLSGGQQQRVAIARAMAQQPQLVLADEPMASLDPRLSDVILGLLKNYNEAHGVTVLVNIHVLELARRYARRVLAFNQGRLVFDGPTETLTDDLAAQIYAGSLEAL; from the coding sequence ATGATCGAAGCGAAGGGTCTCGGCGTCGTCTTTCCCAATGGAACCGAGGCGCTGCGGGACATCAACGTAACCATCGATGACGGCGAGTTCGTCGCCGTCATCGGCCTTTCGGGCGCCGGCAAGTCCACCTTCCTGCGCACCCTCAACGGTCTGGTGCGCCCCACGTCGGGGACGGTGCGCGTGGGCGGGGTCGAGGTGAACCGGCTCTCCGGCCGCTCGCTCGCGCAGTTCCGCCGAACCGTGGGCTTCATCTTCCAGCAGTTCAACCTGGTCACGCGGCTGACCGCGCTCGACAACGTGCTGCACGGACGTTTGGGCTACCTCCCGACCTGGCGCGGGATCCTGGGCCTTTACAGCGAACGCGACTACGAGCTGGCGGCGGGCTACCTCGATGAGGTGGGGCTCGCGGGCAAGGAACACGTGCGGGTGGACAACCTCTCGGGGGGGCAGCAGCAGCGGGTGGCCATCGCGCGCGCGATGGCGCAGCAGCCCCAGCTGGTCCTCGCCGACGAGCCCATGGCCAGCCTGGACCCGCGGCTCTCGGACGTGATCCTGGGCCTGCTCAAGAACTACAACGAGGCCCACGGGGTCACGGTGCTCGTCAACATCCACGTGCTCGAGCTGGCGCGCCGCTACGCCCGCAGGGTGCTCGCCTTCAACCAGGGCCGCCTTGTCTTCGACGGCCCCACCGAAACCCTGACCGACGACCTGGCCGCGCAGATCTACGCCGGCAGCCTGGAGGCGCTATGA
- the phnE gene encoding phosphonate ABC transporter, permease protein PhnE has translation MTWVFPVLGALVAVLTSISRGSARRYLYASGLGLLVLFFAFPFSSALGYLSREAVHPTPAGLLPSYPLLGLIALAGLAALAPWPRRLHGWVGALAGLAVLALIYGWLARPVFLARVVPLPGVMEGAIALGLALLVGLAARGRGWIVSLLVALLVGGGSYVLLAGPTGHTYFPRLVGYYKLLTPVSEPETRALIERYNAGLEKANALRAEIGLKKLEPIGSLADLEGGLPKDLAREGVRLVRPPSLRYGTLAALFLAGLMLASGFFLARKPELAEEGDLTGGLVAAGVFAVLVPSFYATEFSLAKLVKGWPFFVNFLDRAWPPRLADPAHNVFPLQEVASQMALTVEIALVGTFLAMLFAVPTSFLAARNLTRGSALTRAVFTLMRAFYNVDRGVDTLILALVFVAAVGLGPFAGVLAMAIHSIADLGKLYSEAIENVEKGPIEALEAVGASGTGVVRWAILPQVLPLFVAYTLYRFEINFRVSIVLGFVGAGGIGFFIQNAMASGMYDQMIIGIIAIVLVVNLIDFGSSWLRSKLV, from the coding sequence ATGACCTGGGTCTTCCCCGTGCTGGGCGCACTGGTCGCCGTGCTCACCTCCATCTCGCGCGGCTCGGCGCGCCGTTACCTCTACGCCTCGGGCCTCGGGCTGCTCGTGCTCTTCTTCGCCTTCCCCTTCTCCAGCGCCCTCGGTTACCTGAGCCGTGAGGCCGTGCACCCCACACCCGCAGGCCTGCTGCCCAGCTACCCCTTGCTGGGATTGATCGCGCTTGCGGGGCTGGCGGCGCTGGCGCCGTGGCCCCGGCGCCTACACGGCTGGGTCGGAGCGCTCGCGGGGCTGGCGGTGCTGGCGCTGATCTACGGCTGGCTGGCCCGGCCGGTCTTCCTGGCCCGGGTCGTGCCGCTGCCCGGGGTGATGGAGGGGGCGATCGCCCTGGGGCTGGCGCTGCTCGTCGGCCTGGCCGCCCGCGGCCGCGGATGGATCGTAAGCCTACTGGTTGCGCTGCTCGTCGGCGGGGGGAGCTACGTCCTGCTGGCGGGGCCCACGGGGCACACCTACTTCCCGCGCCTCGTGGGGTACTACAAGCTGCTCACCCCCGTCTCCGAACCGGAGACCCGAGCGCTGATCGAACGCTACAACGCGGGGCTGGAGAAGGCCAACGCCCTCAGGGCCGAGATCGGCCTCAAGAAGCTCGAGCCCATAGGGTCGCTCGCCGACCTGGAGGGCGGCCTCCCCAAGGATCTGGCCCGCGAGGGGGTGCGGCTGGTACGGCCCCCGAGCCTGCGCTACGGCACCCTGGCCGCGCTCTTCCTGGCCGGCCTGATGCTGGCGAGCGGCTTCTTCCTGGCCCGCAAACCCGAGCTGGCCGAGGAGGGCGACCTGACCGGCGGCCTCGTGGCCGCGGGCGTCTTCGCGGTGCTCGTGCCCTCGTTCTACGCGACCGAGTTCAGCCTGGCCAAGCTGGTAAAGGGCTGGCCCTTCTTCGTCAACTTCCTCGACCGCGCCTGGCCGCCGCGCCTCGCCGACCCGGCGCACAACGTCTTCCCGCTGCAGGAGGTGGCCAGCCAGATGGCGCTCACCGTCGAGATCGCCCTGGTGGGCACCTTCCTGGCCATGCTCTTCGCCGTGCCCACCAGCTTCTTGGCGGCCCGCAACCTCACCCGCGGCAGCGCCCTCACGCGCGCGGTCTTCACGCTGATGCGCGCCTTCTACAACGTCGACCGCGGCGTCGACACCCTGATCCTGGCGCTCGTCTTCGTGGCGGCCGTGGGCCTAGGGCCGTTCGCCGGGGTGCTGGCCATGGCCATCCACTCGATCGCCGACCTGGGCAAGCTCTACTCCGAGGCCATCGAGAACGTGGAGAAGGGGCCCATCGAGGCGCTCGAGGCCGTGGGGGCTTCGGGCACCGGGGTGGTGCGCTGGGCCATCCTGCCGCAGGTGCTGCCCCTCTTCGTCGCCTACACCCTCTACCGCTTCGAGATCAACTTCCGCGTCTCCATCGTGCTCGGCTTCGTGGGTGCGGGCGGCATCGGCTTCTTCATCCAAAACGCTATGGCCAGCGGGATGTACGACCAGATGATCATCGGCATCATCGCCATCGTCCTGGTCGTCAACCTGATCGACTTCGGCTCGTCCTGGCTGCGCAGCAAGCTGGTCTGA